In one Staphylococcus lutrae genomic region, the following are encoded:
- the mqo gene encoding malate dehydrogenase (quinone) has product MKNIHNKTDVVLIGGGIMSATLGTLLKALEPEWDINVFERLDQCAQESSNAWNNAGTGHSALCELNYTSEKTDGTIDITKAIKINEQFQVSKQFWSYLVKSGQLDDPESFIRTVPHMSFVTGDKNVNFLKARVNALRENVLFQGMDMTDEYDTLKEWIPLMMEGRNPNGEAIAATRDESGTDVNFGRLTQKLLNQLEAKGGALYYEHEVQDLTQHRDGTWTVKIKDLKEERVFTVVSKFVFIGAGGASLPLLQKTGLPESKHIGGFPVSGLFLTCKNPEVVARHHAKVYGKAEVGAPPMSVPHLDTRYIDGERALLFGPYAGFSPKFLKTGSYLDLIKSVKPNNVTTMLAAGAKELGLTKYLIQQLLLSNEQRMNALRTFIPTAKNEDWQVIVAGQRVQVIKDTAEKGKGTLQFGTEVITSADGTLAALLGASPGASTAVDVMLDVLQRAFPQSFKEWETSIKAMIPSFGLRLTDEVELFKKLNHDISKHLKLDESGTLLS; this is encoded by the coding sequence ATGAAAAACATACATAACAAGACAGATGTTGTACTTATCGGTGGTGGAATCATGAGTGCAACATTAGGAACATTACTAAAAGCATTAGAACCTGAATGGGATATTAATGTTTTCGAACGTTTAGATCAATGTGCACAGGAAAGTTCGAACGCATGGAATAATGCAGGGACAGGGCATTCTGCGCTTTGTGAACTGAATTATACGAGTGAAAAAACTGACGGTACAATCGATATTACGAAAGCCATTAAAATTAACGAACAGTTCCAAGTGTCTAAGCAGTTTTGGTCATACCTTGTTAAAAGTGGACAGCTTGACGATCCGGAGTCGTTTATTCGAACGGTGCCTCATATGAGTTTTGTCACAGGTGATAAAAATGTGAACTTTTTAAAAGCGCGAGTGAATGCGTTGCGTGAAAATGTCCTATTTCAAGGTATGGATATGACGGATGAATACGATACATTAAAAGAATGGATTCCGTTGATGATGGAAGGTCGCAACCCGAATGGTGAAGCGATAGCAGCCACGCGGGATGAATCAGGGACCGATGTCAATTTTGGCAGACTGACGCAAAAGCTGTTAAATCAGTTAGAAGCCAAAGGTGGCGCACTCTATTATGAACATGAAGTTCAAGATTTAACGCAACATCGCGATGGTACGTGGACGGTTAAAATTAAAGATTTAAAAGAAGAACGTGTATTTACAGTCGTATCAAAATTTGTTTTTATTGGTGCAGGGGGAGCGAGCTTGCCGTTACTTCAAAAAACGGGCTTACCTGAATCGAAACATATCGGAGGTTTTCCAGTTAGTGGTCTATTCCTAACTTGTAAAAATCCAGAAGTCGTTGCACGTCATCATGCCAAAGTTTATGGTAAAGCAGAAGTGGGTGCACCACCGATGTCTGTCCCACATTTGGATACGCGATATATTGATGGTGAGCGCGCCCTCTTATTTGGTCCGTATGCGGGCTTTTCGCCTAAATTTTTAAAGACAGGTTCCTATTTAGATTTGATTAAATCAGTGAAACCCAATAATGTAACGACAATGTTAGCAGCAGGTGCTAAAGAATTAGGACTAACAAAGTATTTAATTCAACAGTTGCTATTATCAAATGAACAACGGATGAACGCATTAAGAACTTTTATACCAACTGCTAAAAATGAAGATTGGCAAGTGATTGTGGCAGGGCAACGTGTTCAAGTGATTAAGGATACAGCTGAAAAAGGAAAAGGGACTTTACAATTTGGTACGGAAGTGATTACATCTGCGGATGGTACATTAGCGGCATTACTCGGGGCATCACCGGGGGCATCCACAGCCGTAGATGTCATGTTAGATGTATTACAACGTGCTTTCCCACAATCATTTAAAGAATGGGAAACGTCCATCAAAGCAATGATTCCATCGTTTGGTTTAAGATTGACCGATGAAGTCGAGTTGTTTAAAAAACTGAATCATGATATATCAAAGCATCTAAAATTAGACGAGTCCGGAACGTTATTGAGTTAA
- a CDS encoding glycosyltransferase family 4 protein has product MKSITFLMHNIYAVGGTVKTISNLANQLVHQGHQVTIISIFKSQRQPYFELDSRVKVKALVDYQLALRNFIPLVANRIRKFTPFLKPKYLTAHEPGYRQYSSYIEKKMIRAIQRDSSDIFIGTRASHNLLIAQFAKSHQITVGMEHMNFDAHSAELKEALLTYYPHLSAITTLTHTDKQRYVSYLDIPVFVVANMIDEKRHQIMKKHQIVAAGRFEYEKGFDLLIQAIYEIQQDLRDFDYTVLIFGDGSEKEALQQQINFLRLQDIVFLRPTTKHLSTYIAESKITCVPSRNEGFGMTILEAMNQGSIVVSFDGNAGPKSMIRHGWNGFLVPHLDTASLAMQLLEIIEYGHSKYLTPIIQNGYETVENYQPEAIYHQFKAVIDTVTHLHQQQHHTKQ; this is encoded by the coding sequence ATGAAATCTATCACTTTTCTAATGCACAATATTTATGCCGTTGGCGGTACTGTCAAAACAATCTCAAACCTGGCCAATCAACTTGTGCATCAAGGTCACCAAGTCACGATTATTTCTATTTTCAAGTCTCAACGCCAACCTTACTTTGAACTCGATTCCCGTGTCAAAGTGAAGGCATTGGTCGATTATCAACTTGCACTCAGAAATTTCATCCCACTTGTTGCAAATCGTATCCGTAAGTTCACACCATTTCTTAAACCAAAATATTTAACCGCTCACGAACCAGGTTATCGGCAATATTCGAGCTATATCGAAAAAAAGATGATACGTGCGATTCAACGTGATTCATCAGATATCTTTATAGGCACACGTGCAAGTCATAATTTGTTGATTGCGCAATTTGCAAAAAGTCACCAAATCACAGTCGGAATGGAACATATGAATTTCGATGCACACTCGGCAGAATTAAAGGAAGCGTTGCTTACATATTACCCACACCTCAGTGCAATCACAACGTTGACGCATACCGATAAACAACGATACGTCTCATATTTAGACATCCCCGTTTTTGTCGTGGCCAATATGATAGATGAAAAACGCCATCAAATTATGAAAAAACATCAAATTGTCGCAGCCGGCCGTTTTGAATATGAGAAAGGTTTTGACTTGTTAATTCAAGCGATTTATGAAATTCAGCAAGACTTACGTGATTTTGATTATACGGTCTTGATCTTTGGCGATGGCAGTGAGAAAGAGGCATTACAACAGCAGATTAATTTTTTACGCCTTCAAGATATTGTGTTTTTACGTCCGACAACAAAACATCTCAGTACGTATATTGCAGAGAGCAAAATCACATGTGTGCCTTCACGCAACGAAGGATTTGGAATGACCATTTTAGAAGCGATGAATCAAGGCAGTATTGTCGTAAGCTTTGATGGAAATGCAGGCCCAAAATCCATGATTCGCCATGGTTGGAACGGCTTTTTAGTCCCTCACCTCGACACTGCATCACTAGCAATGCAACTTTTAGAAATCATCGAATATGGCCATTCAAAATATTTAACGCCTATCATCCAAAATGGCTATGAAACCGTCGAAAACTATCAACCGGAAGCCATTTACCATCAATTCAAAGCCGTCATCGATACGGTGACACACCTTCATCAGCAACAACATCATACAAAACAATAA